In one window of Mesoplodon densirostris isolate mMesDen1 chromosome 4, mMesDen1 primary haplotype, whole genome shotgun sequence DNA:
- the PLEKHO2 gene encoding pleckstrin homology domain-containing family O member 2, whose amino-acid sequence MEEEGLKEGGQKPRGAQTADKAGWIKKSSGGFLGLWKDRYLLLCQAQLLVYESEDEQKCVETVELGSYEKCQDLRALLKRKHRFILLRSPGNKVSDIKFQAPSGEEKESWIKALNEGINRGKNKAFDEVKVDKSCALEHVTRDRVRGGQRRRPPTRVHLKEVASAASDGLSRLDLDVPDSGLPVFAPSNDVSAAQPRETPRPPMPPTKPSAAPETTSLGDGVETPVGERASTPVPASSEAHPESREDSETPVGEDRGSEQPPNRVLPDKLKVSWESPSPEEPPDPESTEPPQVPDSGTSKAVPREGGKPAPPPTPPPKILSEKLRASMSGMQASGPAQSPGASETSAQGPAQVSVNGMDDSPEPIKPSQDAGTPGTSPKDATTSTALPRWDPQPQFHPRCSSLGDLLGEGPRRPRQPGEQLYRAQLEVKAASEQTEKLLNKVLGSEPAAGNAEALLSQAVEQLRQATQVLQEIRDLGELSQEAPGLREKQKELVTLYRRSAP is encoded by the exons ATGGAAGAGGAG GGCTTGAAGGAGGGGGGCCAGAAGCCTCGGGGAGCACAGACAGCGGACAAGGCTGGCTGGATCAAGAAGAGCAGTGGGGGCTTCCTGGGCCTCTGGAAAGACCGCTACCTGCTCCTCTGCCAGGCCCAGCTGCTGGTCTACGAGAGCGAG GATGAGCAGAAGTGTGTGGAGACAGTGGAGCTGGGCAGCTATGAGAAGTGCCAGGACCTTCGTGCCCTCCTCAAGCGGAAACACCGCTTTATCCTGCTGCGGTCCCCAGGGAACAAG GTCAGCGACATCAAGTTCCAGGCACCcagtggggaggagaaggaatCCTGGATCAAAGCCCTCAATGAAGGGATCAACCGAGGCAAGAACAAGGCTTTCGACGAG GTAAAGGTGGACAAGAGCTGTGCCCTGGAGCACGTGACACGGGACCGCGTACGTGGGGGTCAGCGGCGCCGGCCCCCTACAAGAGTCCACCTGAAGGAG GTAGCCAGTGCAGCATCCGATGGGCTTTCGCGCCTGGACCTTGATGTTCCTGACAGCGGGCTGCCAGTGTTTGCCCCCAGCAATGATGTCAGTGCAGCCCAGCCCCGGGAGACACCCCGGCCGCCCATGCCTCCTACCAAGCCTTCTGCAGCACCTGAGACGACCAGTCTTGGTGACGGAGTGGAGACCCCTGTAGGAGAGAGAGCCTCAACCCCTGTTCCAGCAAGCTCTGAGGCCCACCCTGAAAGCCGAGAAGACTCAGAGACTCCAGTGGGGGAGGACAGGGGCTCTGAGCAGCCCCCCAACAGGGTCCTGCCTGACAAACTGAAGGTGAGCTGGGAGAGCCCCAGCCCTGAGGAGCCCCCTGACCCTGAGAGTACAGAACCGCCCCAGGTGCCCGATTCTGGGACTTCCAAGGCTGTGCCTAGGGAAGGTGGGAAGCCCGCTCCaccccctacacccccacccaaGATCTTATCGGAGAAACTGAGAGCCTCCATgagtggcatgcaggcttctggGCCAGCCCAGAGTCCTGGGGCCTCTGAGACCTCTGCCCAAGGCCCAGCACAGGTCTCGGTGAATGGTATGGATGACAGCCCTGAGCCCATCAAGCCATCCCAGGATGCAGGCACCCCAGGAACTTCCCCAAAGGATGCAACAACGTCCACAGCCCTGCCCCGCTGGGACCCGCAGCCTCAGTTCCATCCCCGCTGCTCCTCCCTGGGGGACCTGCTTGGGGAAGGCCCCCGACGTCCACGGCAGCCTGGGGAACAGCTGTATCGGGCCCAGCTGGAGGTGAAGGCGGCCTCGGAACAGACGGAGAAACTGTTGAACAAGGTGCTGGGCAGTGAGCCGGCTGCTGGGAATGCCGAGGCGCTGCTCAGCCAGGCTGTGGAGCAGCTGAGGCAGGCCACCCAGGTCCTGCAGGAGATCAGAGATCTGGGAGAGCTGAGCCAGGAAGCACCTGGGCTCCGGGAGAAGCAGAAGGAGCTGGTGACCCTCTACAGGAGAAGTGCACCCTAG